One Hevea brasiliensis isolate MT/VB/25A 57/8 unplaced genomic scaffold, ASM3005281v1 Scaf360, whole genome shotgun sequence genomic window carries:
- the LOC110661304 gene encoding UPF0481 protein At3g47200-like, translated as MLLLDGCFIVEFIWKLNERPFGYQCPFFGSDHMFNALMLDLLLIENQLPFFILSELFVTSTAIPDREFFIELILDTHKGFLPGPEYDPIHEYTLEEMMPIKNLLGLIHDNCRPSPARMEAYFENIRNAEIRYALEIKEAGIKFKSVEGCNLFNIKFQNGTIEIPKIEIADDTECVLRNLIAYEQLTSSRSPTILLII; from the coding sequence ATGTTGCTTCTTGATGGTTGCTTTATTGTTGAGTTTATATGGAAATTGAATGAACGGCCATTTGGTTATCAATGCCCTTTTTTTGGGTCGGATCATATGTTCAATGCATTAATGCTTGACCTGTTATTAATTGAAAATCAACTTCCATTCTTCATACTTTCGGAGTTGTTTGTGACGAGCACTGCGATTCCAGACCGAGAATTCTTCATTGAGTTGATTCTGGATACCCATAAGGGTTTTCTACCAGGCCCAGAGTACGATCCAATTCATGAGTACACTTTAGAAGAGATGATGCCAATCAAGAATCTACTGGGATTAATACATGACAACTGCCGACCTTCCCCTGCAAGAATGGAGgcttattttgaaaatataagaAATGCGGAAATACGCTATGCCTTAGAGATCAAAGAGGCAGGGATTAAGTTCAAGAGTGTTGAGGGATGTAACTTGTTCAATATAAAGTTTCAAAACGGAACAATTGAAATCCCAAAAATAGAAATTGCAGATGATACAGAGTGTGTCTTGCGAAATCTCATTGCCTATGAACAGTTAACTTCTTCCCGAAGTCCAACTATTTTACTGATTATATGA